DNA from Brachyspira aalborgi:
ACATAGTTATGCACATAATAACCAAGCCCGTAAAAGAAAAGAATAAATATTTCAAAAAAAGCCAACTCATTCTGCTCGCTTCAGCCGAATAAGTGGAAGAATAAACGGCGACTCCGCCAGCTATCATTAAAAATATTATTGAAAGTAATATTCTAAAGTCAAATATAAATAATTTTTTTATCTCTCTTTTTTCATTCATATTTTATCCTATTATCTTCTTCTCTTTTAGATTTTTTTCCGCCTTTTTCTTCGTCATTTTTTTCGCTTTCGCTATTTTCTAAAGCTTCCAATTCTCTTTGAAGTCTAAATTGCTCGTATATGAGTTGCATTCTATTATATATTGAATTTCTAACATTAATGGCATTCTCGCCCGAAAGTATAGAACGCAACATTGCCGTAGCGATTGGTCCCGCCGTGCTTCCTCCTCCGCCTCCGCTATGTTCAAGCATAACCGTAACCGCTACCATATCGTCCGTTGGTCTTTGATTATAAGGTCCGAAAATAGTAATCCAAGTATGGTCCTTACCTTGTGCGGTTTGAGCGGTTGAAGTTTTTGCAGCCAATTTAACATAAGGCGACCAAGCTCCATTTCTTGCAGTTCCGCCGTCTACAGCCATTCTCATTCCTTCTTTAACTATGGTAAATACATTTTGAGGAATATCTAATTTTTTAATTACAACTTTATCGTTATTGTATATAACTTCGTCAGTTTGCGAACTTCTTATTTCTTTAACGACATGAGGACGATACATAACGCCATCGTTTATAATTGCCGATGTAGCCATATGAACGGCTATAGGAGTTGCGGACATATAACCTTGCCCAATAGCATATTGCAAAGTATCGCCATCCCACCAATATTCGCCTATTTTCCTTCTCTTCCAATCTGCGCTCGGAACTACTCCTATTTTTTCGCCTGGCAAATCTATTCCTGTTGTAGAATTGAAGCCGAATATTTCAGCGTATTTTTTTATAAAATTTGGTCCAAGTTCATAAGCTAAATTATAAAAATAGGTATTGCATGAATATTGAATCGCTCTATACATATTTACATAACCATGCTCTCCAGTGCATCTATAAAATCTATTTTCAAGAGGCATTCCTCCGCCGCAAAATCTTGTAGTGTTTGCAGTAATTCTTCCTTCTGCAAGCGAACCTGAAGACAATATTAATTTAAAAGTTGAGCCTGGAGGATATCTACCTCTTATAGCTTTATTCCAAAAAGGATTTGCTGGATTATTTATAAGTTCTACATATTTTTCTCTGTCGATTTTTCCTATAAATATATTTGGGTCATACCAAGGCGCGCTTACCATTGCAAGAATCTCTCCCGTTGTAGGACGCGATACTATTATAGTTCCAACTTGTCCGTATAATAAATCTTCGGCGTCTTTTTGAATCTTTGAATCAATGCTTAAAATAAGTTTTTTTCCAGGAATCGGTCTTCCGACTGCAGGACTTATAGTTTCTTTAACTCTATTTCTT
Protein-coding regions in this window:
- the mrdA gene encoding penicillin-binding protein 2, with product MNLFEIDFNKDKKFVGEDFRYRRKLLVILFVCVFISALLLIRLFYLQIIKNKYYSGLSRNNKEQIIPIEAHRGEIYDRNGVMVAENVKVYVMYMIPVYLPKNYFEREELLYRVSKIFDIDLGQIKSILDKVPKNSYESIEIANNITMEQISYLAERSEEYPGVYYGSKSVRNYPLGETMTHILGYIGNISQEEFEDKRAEGYRRNSMIGKEGVEQFYDRELRGIDGYVQWIVDSRNRVKETISPAVGRPIPGKKLILSIDSKIQKDAEDLLYGQVGTIIVSRPTTGEILAMVSAPWYDPNIFIGKIDREKYVELINNPANPFWNKAIRGRYPPGSTFKLILSSGSLAEGRITANTTRFCGGGMPLENRFYRCTGEHGYVNMYRAIQYSCNTYFYNLAYELGPNFIKKYAEIFGFNSTTGIDLPGEKIGVVPSADWKRRKIGEYWWDGDTLQYAIGQGYMSATPIAVHMATSAIINDGVMYRPHVVKEIRSSQTDEVIYNNDKVVIKKLDIPQNVFTIVKEGMRMAVDGGTARNGAWSPYVKLAAKTSTAQTAQGKDHTWITIFGPYNQRPTDDMVAVTVMLEHSGGGGGSTAGPIATAMLRSILSGENAINVRNSIYNRMQLIYEQFRLQRELEALENSESEKNDEEKGGKKSKREEDNRIKYE